A genomic stretch from Puntigrus tetrazona isolate hp1 chromosome 6, ASM1883169v1, whole genome shotgun sequence includes:
- the pfkmb gene encoding phosphofructokinase, muscle b isoform X2: MEAVLDSCVCVWQVCVCVWDVFVCVCQISFCFLQLCECILQLSLLLFHWIPHIWLAVFTWQFAHRKIQFDANHVYGSKPSSSSDKSRSEVCADGKPTSTKYLDGSLKNLSCPTTIHNGCHLFNMQRSTSVDPTKMGVGRAIAVLTSGGDAQGMNAAVRATVRVGIYTGAKVYFVHEGYQGLVDGGDNIRQATWESVSMMLQLGGTVIGSARCQDFRSKEGRAKAACNLVKLGITNLCVIGGDGSLTGANEFRNEWSELLQISLKAGKITAEEAKRSSHLNIVGMVGSIDNDFCGTDMTIGTDSALHRIMEVVDAITTTAQSHQRAFILEVMGRHCGYLALVTALACGADWVFIPEMPPDEGWEDHLCRRLTYQRSIGNRLNVIIVAEGALDRHGKPITCDIIKSLVTKKLGFDTRATILGHVQRGGTPSAFDRILGSRMGVEAVMALLEATPDTPACVVSLSGNMAVRLPLMECVQVTKEVTKAMAEGRFEEAIKLRGKSFENNWNTYKLLAHVTAPDVKSNINIAILNVGAPCAGMNAAVRSAVRIGILQGHNMLAVHDGFDGLAHGTIEPMAWGYVGGWTGKGGSNLGTKRSLPASMIEEISLNIAKFNIHALVIIGGFEAFVGGLELVTAREKYEELCIPLVVIPATVSNNVPGSDFSIGADTALNTITTTCDRIKQSAAGTKRRVFIIETMGGFCGYLATMAGLAAGADAAYIYEDPFGIHDLETNVEHLLEKMKTTVKRGLILRNEKCNANYTTDFLFNLYSEEGKGVFDCRKNVLGHMQQGGTPTPFDRNFGTKMGAKAVLWLTDKLKECYRHGRIFANTPDSACVLGMKKRAMIFQPLSDLKEDTDFEHRIPKAQWWLKLRPILKILAKYKISLDTSETATMEHVIKKRGAV; the protein is encoded by the exons ATGGAGGCAGTGTtggacagctgtgtgtgtgtctggcaggtgtgtgtatgtgtctgggatgtgtttgtatgtgtgtgtcaaattagtttttgttttttacagttgtGCGAGTGCATTCTGCAACTATCTTTACTCCTGTTCCACTGGATTCCTCATATTTGGCTGGCGGTGTTCACCTGGCAGTTCGCGCACAGGAAGATTCAGTTTGATGCTAATCATGTATACG GATCCAAACCATCAAGTAGCAGTGATAAATCAAGGTCTGAAGTATGTGCTG ATGGAAAGCCCACTTCTACAAAGTATTTAGACGGAAGCCTGAAGAACCTCAGCTGTCCCACCACCATACACAATGGCT GTCATCTCTTCAATATGCAGCGTTCAACATCTGTGGACCCCACAAAGATGGGTGTTGGAAGAGCCATCGCTGTCCTCACCTCCGGAGGAGATGCACAAG GTATGAATGCTGCTGTCAGAGCCACAGTGAGAGTCGGGATCTACACTGGTGCGAAAGTCTATTTTGTACATGAG GGTTATCAGGGCCTAGTCGATGGAGGAGATAACATCCGACAAGCAACTTGGGAGAGTGTGTCAATGATGCTGCAGCTG GGTGGCACAGTGATTGGCAGTGCCCGCTGCCAGGACTTCCGCTCTAAGGAAGGCAGAGCTAAAGCCGCATGTAACCTGGTGAAGCTGGGAATCACTAATCTATGTGTTATTGGTGGAGATGGAAGCCTGACAGGCGCCAATGAGTTTCGAAATGAGTGGAGTGAACTGCTCCAAATCTCGCTAAAAGCAG GTAAAATCACAGCAGAGGAGGCTAAACGCTCATCTCATCTGAACATTGTTGGGATGGTGGGATCCATCGACAATGATTTCTGTGGCACAGACATGACCATTGGCACTGATTCGGCTCTGCACAGGATCATGGAAGTAGTGGATGCCATCACAACAACAGCTCAGAg TCATCAAAGAGCCTTCATCCTTGAAGTGATGGGGAGGCATTGTGG aTATTTGGCCTTAGTCACTGCGCTGGCGTGTGGTGCTGACTGGGTTTTTATTCCTGAAATGCCCCCAGATGAAGGGTGGGAGGACCATCTGTGCAGGAGACTTACCTAT CAAAGAAGCATTGGCAATCGTTTAAATGTCATCATTGTGGCAGAAGGTGCTTTGGATCGCCACGGCAAACCTATCACTTGTGATATTATCAAGAGC ctGGTTACTAAGAAGCTCGGATTTGACACACGTGCCACTATTCTGGGTCATGTGCAGAGAGGAGGAACACCTTCAGCCTTTGACAGAATCTTG GGCAGTAGGATGGGGGTGGAGGCGGTGATGGCATTGCTGGAGGCTACTCCTGACACCCCTGCGTGTGTGGTCAGTCTATCTGGAAACATGGCGGTTCGACTGCCTCTCATGGAGTGCGTGCAAGTG ACAAAAGAAGTGACTAAAGCAATGGCAGAGGGCAGGTTTGAGGAAGCCATCAAGCTCAGGGGAAA GAGTTTTGAGAACAACTGGAACACATATAAACTCTTGGCTCATGTGACCGCCCCTGATGTGAAG AGTAATATAAACATAGCTATCCTGAACGTGGGCGCTCCATGTGCAGGAATGAACGCAGCGGTCCGTTCCGCCGTCAGGATCGGTATCCTTCAAGGACACAACATGCTAGCAGTGCATGATGGCTTCGATGGACTTGCACACGGAACT ATTGAACCAATGGCATGGGGCTACGTTGGAGGCTGGACAGGCAAAGGTGGTTCTAATTTAGGAACCAAGCG GTCACTGCCTGCTAGCATGATCGAAGAGATCAGTCTGAACATCGCCAAGTTTAACATTCATGCCCTGGTTATCATTGGAGGGTTTGAG GCCTTTGTTGGAGGTTTGGAATTAGTGACTGCCAGAGAAAAATACGAGGAGCTGTGTATTCCCCTGGTTGTTATTCCAGCTACTGTGTCTAATAACGTTCCTGGATCAGATTTCAGCATCGGTGCTGATACCGCTCTCAATACTATCACAACT ACGTGCGACAGAATCAAGCAATCCGCTGCTGGAACTAAGCGTAGGGTTTTCATCATTGAAACAATGGGGGGATTCTGTGGATATCTGGCAACCATGGCGGGACTGGCTGCCGGGGCTGATGCTGCTTATATCTATGAAGATCCATTTGGCATTCACGACCTGGAG ACAAACGTGGAGCACTTACTGGAGAAGATGAAGACCACAGTGAAAAGAGGCCTCATCCTTAG GAATGAGAAATGTAATGCAAACTATACTACCGATTTTCTCTTCAACTTGTACTCGGAAGAGGGCAAGGGAGTTTTTGATTGCCGCAAGAACGTGCTTGGACACATGCAGCAG GGTGGAACCCCAACACCTTTTGATAGGAACTTTGGTACAAAGATGGGCGCTAAAGCAGTGTTATGGCTGACTGATAAACTGAAGGAATGTTACAGACATG GCCGTATCTTTGC
- the pfkmb gene encoding phosphofructokinase, muscle b isoform X1, with amino-acid sequence MQRSTSVDPTKMGVGRAIAVLTSGGDAQGMNAAVRATVRVGIYTGAKVYFVHEGYQGLVDGGDNIRQATWESVSMMLQLGGTVIGSARCQDFRSKEGRAKAACNLVKLGITNLCVIGGDGSLTGANEFRNEWSELLQISLKAGKITAEEAKRSSHLNIVGMVGSIDNDFCGTDMTIGTDSALHRIMEVVDAITTTAQSHQRAFILEVMGRHCGYLALVTALACGADWVFIPEMPPDEGWEDHLCRRLTYQRSIGNRLNVIIVAEGALDRHGKPITCDIIKSLVTKKLGFDTRATILGHVQRGGTPSAFDRILGSRMGVEAVMALLEATPDTPACVVSLSGNMAVRLPLMECVQVTKEVTKAMAEGRFEEAIKLRGKSFENNWNTYKLLAHVTAPDVKSNINIAILNVGAPCAGMNAAVRSAVRIGILQGHNMLAVHDGFDGLAHGTIEPMAWGYVGGWTGKGGSNLGTKRSLPASMIEEISLNIAKFNIHALVIIGGFEAFVGGLELVTAREKYEELCIPLVVIPATVSNNVPGSDFSIGADTALNTITTTCDRIKQSAAGTKRRVFIIETMGGFCGYLATMAGLAAGADAAYIYEDPFGIHDLETNVEHLLEKMKTTVKRGLILRNEKCNANYTTDFLFNLYSEEGKGVFDCRKNVLGHMQQGGTPTPFDRNFGTKMGAKAVLWLTDKLKECYRHGRIFANTPDSACVLGMKKRAMIFQPLSDLKEDTDFEHRIPKAQWWLKLRPILKILAKYKISLDTSETATMEHVIKKRGAV; translated from the exons ATGCAGCGTTCAACATCTGTGGACCCCACAAAGATGGGTGTTGGAAGAGCCATCGCTGTCCTCACCTCCGGAGGAGATGCACAAG GTATGAATGCTGCTGTCAGAGCCACAGTGAGAGTCGGGATCTACACTGGTGCGAAAGTCTATTTTGTACATGAG GGTTATCAGGGCCTAGTCGATGGAGGAGATAACATCCGACAAGCAACTTGGGAGAGTGTGTCAATGATGCTGCAGCTG GGTGGCACAGTGATTGGCAGTGCCCGCTGCCAGGACTTCCGCTCTAAGGAAGGCAGAGCTAAAGCCGCATGTAACCTGGTGAAGCTGGGAATCACTAATCTATGTGTTATTGGTGGAGATGGAAGCCTGACAGGCGCCAATGAGTTTCGAAATGAGTGGAGTGAACTGCTCCAAATCTCGCTAAAAGCAG GTAAAATCACAGCAGAGGAGGCTAAACGCTCATCTCATCTGAACATTGTTGGGATGGTGGGATCCATCGACAATGATTTCTGTGGCACAGACATGACCATTGGCACTGATTCGGCTCTGCACAGGATCATGGAAGTAGTGGATGCCATCACAACAACAGCTCAGAg TCATCAAAGAGCCTTCATCCTTGAAGTGATGGGGAGGCATTGTGG aTATTTGGCCTTAGTCACTGCGCTGGCGTGTGGTGCTGACTGGGTTTTTATTCCTGAAATGCCCCCAGATGAAGGGTGGGAGGACCATCTGTGCAGGAGACTTACCTAT CAAAGAAGCATTGGCAATCGTTTAAATGTCATCATTGTGGCAGAAGGTGCTTTGGATCGCCACGGCAAACCTATCACTTGTGATATTATCAAGAGC ctGGTTACTAAGAAGCTCGGATTTGACACACGTGCCACTATTCTGGGTCATGTGCAGAGAGGAGGAACACCTTCAGCCTTTGACAGAATCTTG GGCAGTAGGATGGGGGTGGAGGCGGTGATGGCATTGCTGGAGGCTACTCCTGACACCCCTGCGTGTGTGGTCAGTCTATCTGGAAACATGGCGGTTCGACTGCCTCTCATGGAGTGCGTGCAAGTG ACAAAAGAAGTGACTAAAGCAATGGCAGAGGGCAGGTTTGAGGAAGCCATCAAGCTCAGGGGAAA GAGTTTTGAGAACAACTGGAACACATATAAACTCTTGGCTCATGTGACCGCCCCTGATGTGAAG AGTAATATAAACATAGCTATCCTGAACGTGGGCGCTCCATGTGCAGGAATGAACGCAGCGGTCCGTTCCGCCGTCAGGATCGGTATCCTTCAAGGACACAACATGCTAGCAGTGCATGATGGCTTCGATGGACTTGCACACGGAACT ATTGAACCAATGGCATGGGGCTACGTTGGAGGCTGGACAGGCAAAGGTGGTTCTAATTTAGGAACCAAGCG GTCACTGCCTGCTAGCATGATCGAAGAGATCAGTCTGAACATCGCCAAGTTTAACATTCATGCCCTGGTTATCATTGGAGGGTTTGAG GCCTTTGTTGGAGGTTTGGAATTAGTGACTGCCAGAGAAAAATACGAGGAGCTGTGTATTCCCCTGGTTGTTATTCCAGCTACTGTGTCTAATAACGTTCCTGGATCAGATTTCAGCATCGGTGCTGATACCGCTCTCAATACTATCACAACT ACGTGCGACAGAATCAAGCAATCCGCTGCTGGAACTAAGCGTAGGGTTTTCATCATTGAAACAATGGGGGGATTCTGTGGATATCTGGCAACCATGGCGGGACTGGCTGCCGGGGCTGATGCTGCTTATATCTATGAAGATCCATTTGGCATTCACGACCTGGAG ACAAACGTGGAGCACTTACTGGAGAAGATGAAGACCACAGTGAAAAGAGGCCTCATCCTTAG GAATGAGAAATGTAATGCAAACTATACTACCGATTTTCTCTTCAACTTGTACTCGGAAGAGGGCAAGGGAGTTTTTGATTGCCGCAAGAACGTGCTTGGACACATGCAGCAG GGTGGAACCCCAACACCTTTTGATAGGAACTTTGGTACAAAGATGGGCGCTAAAGCAGTGTTATGGCTGACTGATAAACTGAAGGAATGTTACAGACATG GCCGTATCTTTGC